One region of Primulina tabacum isolate GXHZ01 chromosome 1, ASM2559414v2, whole genome shotgun sequence genomic DNA includes:
- the LOC142506773 gene encoding uncharacterized protein LOC142506773, which yields MRWQNHDAMMQRVETQLGQLATQMATRAPGSLPSDTEKNPNGVNALTVTSPIKQEVVDVEANVKEKGSSKQRSEDAKEKGKPLNSNPNIDINSLMFPQRAKQLQLDTQFSKFLEIFKNLHINIPFAEALAQMPSYAKFLKEILSNKRKLVDFETVKLSEECSAILQNKLPPKFKDPGSFSIPCTIGSSFFSKALCDLGASINLMPYSCFEKLGIGEVKPTTISLQLADRSIKYPR from the coding sequence ATGAGATGGCAAAATCATGATGCCATGATGCAAAGAGTGGAGACTCAACTTGGGCAGTTGGCGACACAAATGGCTACAAGAGCTCCGGGTTCACTACCTAGTGACACGGAAAAGAATCCAAATGGTGTCAATGCACTCACGGTGACATCTCCCATAAAGCAAGAGGTAGTTGATGTTGAGGCAAATGTGAAAGAAAAGGGGTCATCCAAACAAAGGTCTGAGGACGCAAAGGAGAAAGGTAAGCCTCTAAACTCAAACCCCAATATTGACATTAATTCACTCATGTTTCCCCAAAGAGCAAAGCAACTGCAACTGGAtactcaattttcaaaatttcttgagatTTTCAAAAATCTGCACATAAATATCCCGTTTGCAGAAGCTTTAGCTCAAATGCCCTCCTACGCAAAATTTCTTAAGGAAATTCTATCAAACAAGAGGAAACTGGTGGACTTTGAGACAGTAAAGCTTTCGGAGGAATGTTCTGCAATCTTACAAAATAAGTTACCTCCGAAGTTTAAGGATCCAGGTAGCTTCTCTATTCCTTGTACCATTGGAAGCTCATTCTTTAGCAAGGCATTGTGTGATCTGGGTGCAAGCATAAACTTAATGCCTTATTCATGCTTTGAGAAACTAGGAATTGGTGAAGTTAAACCAACTACAATTTCCCTACAATTAGCTGATAGATCTATTAAATACCCTAGATGA